From one Candidatus Omnitrophota bacterium genomic stretch:
- a CDS encoding HEPN domain-containing protein, translated as MKEDDVRILVQYRLQQAESSLEDAKFLFEGQRNPRSIVNRSYYAMFYAALALLQKVGKVPRKHTGAISLFDTEFVLKGIFPKELSKNFHDLFDLRQESDYQITESPTLAMAETVLKKADIFVHAINDYLQPGKAGVPPASET; from the coding sequence ATGAAAGAGGACGATGTTCGGATTCTAGTCCAATACCGCTTGCAACAAGCCGAAAGCTCCCTTGAAGACGCGAAATTTTTATTTGAAGGCCAACGCAATCCTCGCAGCATTGTTAACCGTTCTTATTACGCCATGTTTTACGCCGCGTTGGCTCTCTTGCAGAAAGTGGGAAAAGTTCCTCGTAAACATACCGGCGCAATTAGCTTATTCGATACGGAATTTGTATTAAAAGGAATATTCCCCAAAGAACTATCGAAAAATTTTCACGATCTATTCGATCTGCGCCAAGAATCCGATTACCAAATTACTGAATCGCCAACGCTGGCCATGGCGGAAACTGTCTTAAAAAAAGCAGATATTTTTGTCCACGCCATAAACGATTATCTCCAACCGGGTAAAGCAGGCGTCCCGCCTGCAAGTGAAACCTAA
- a CDS encoding nucleotidyltransferase domain-containing protein — protein sequence MNFLEKQILDDLKSLLSQRIPLHRMILFGSRARGDADPDSDMDVLVIVEGRYTQRMREIVSECAWEAGFGRGIVVSTVVYSREDWENGPEKHSLLALAIEKEGVPI from the coding sequence ATGAACTTCTTGGAGAAGCAAATACTCGACGATCTCAAATCGTTATTGAGTCAACGGATTCCACTTCATCGCATGATTCTATTCGGCTCTCGCGCGCGCGGCGACGCCGATCCGGATTCCGATATGGACGTGCTTGTCATCGTGGAAGGCCGCTATACGCAACGGATGCGGGAGATCGTCAGCGAATGCGCTTGGGAAGCAGGATTTGGCCGAGGGATCGTGGTTTCTACGGTAGTCTATTCGCGGGAAGATTGGGAAAATGGGCCGGAGAAGCATTCATTGCTGGCCCTCGCAATTGAGAAGGAAGGCGTTCCGATATGA